From the Lolium rigidum isolate FL_2022 chromosome 2, APGP_CSIRO_Lrig_0.1, whole genome shotgun sequence genome, one window contains:
- the LOC124693635 gene encoding alpha-mannosidase I MNS4 isoform X1 gives MQPMRLLRRQGPPLLCLSAALLACALLAGPAVADGVTPSEARRLRDEVKDMFYHAFDGYMQHAFPLDELRPLSCQGEDSLGGYALTLIDSLDTLALLGDKERFSAGVQWVGKNVRFDINKTVSVFETNIRILGGLLSAHLIASDYATGMRIDSYDDQLLHLADDLAQRLLPAFDTPTGIPFGSVNLLYGVDDDESKVTSTAGGGTLTLEFGILSRLTNNSVFEQVTKNSVRGIWARRSKLNLVGAHINVFTGEWTQKDAGIGTSIDSFYEYLLKAYLLFGDEEYLYVFQEAYKAVMHYLHHDPWYIEVNMNSGATVWPLFNSLQAFWPGLQVLAGDVDPAIRTHAAFFSVWKKYGFTPEGFNLATSTVQNGQRSYPLRPELIESTYWLFKATRDYRYLDVGRDILASLQYGAKCPCGYCHISDVETHKQDDHMESFFLAETVKYLWLLFDLAVGPDNIVENGPYKYIFSTEGHLLPATPEIALVDEHCLYFGAFCNGSTDRGYGNGDSSSKQQSSNYTQFDDRQTASSQYSMSNVLFATRGYIKGVCPGLNHAQKLGISYRNEEDNSLEQNSRDHENPDESHVATSGVQTQSSSVILMSHSVTSQPDESLETISIPHENIVVTADSEFMREPMRTDATGGSSQKLAGDTDEDIVYQEQNEDSTS, from the exons ATGCAGCCGATGAGGCTGCTGAGGCGCCAAGGGCCGCCCCTCCTCTGCCTCTCCGCTGCCCTCCTCGCCTGCGCTCTGCTCGCCGGCCCCGCCGTCGCCGATGGCGTCACGCCCTCCGAGGCGCGCCGGCTTCGGGACGAG GTGAAAGATATGTTTTATCATGCATTTGATGGGTACATGCAACATGCTTTTCCACTTGATGAACTGCGACCATTGAGCTGTCAAGGAGAAGACTCCCTTGGTGGTTATGCGCTCACTCTT ATTGATTCTTTGGATACTTTGGCTTTACTAGGTGATAAGGAGAGATTTAGTGCTGGCGTGCAGTGGGTTGGTAAGAACGTCCGTTTTGATATT AACAAAACTGTCTCAGTTTTTGAAACCAACATACGCATCCTTGGAGGTCTTTTATCAGCTCACCTGATTGCCAGTGATTATGCCACT GGTATGAGGATCGACTCTTATGATGATCAGTTACTTCATTTGGCTGATGACTTAGCCCAGAGGTTGTTGCCTGCATTTGATACTCCTACAG GTATCCCATTTGGATCTGTTAATTTATTGTATGGTGTCGATGATGATGAAAGCAAg GTAACATCGACCGCTGGTGGTGGCACTTTGACATTGGAATTCGGTATCTTGAGTCGATTGACTAATAACAGTG TTTTTGAGCAAGTCACAAAAAATTCAGTGCGTGGTATATGGGCACGTAGGTCAAAACTCAACCTTGTCGGTGCCCATATAAATGTCTTTACTGGTGAATGGACACAGAAG GATGCAGGAATCGGAACAAGTATCGACTCATTCTACGAATATCTTTTGAAG GCATATTTATTGTTCGGAGATGAAGAATACTTGTATGTATTTCAGGAGGCTTACAAGGCTGTAATGCACTATCTCCATCACGATCCTTG GTATATTGAGGTAAATATGAATTCTGGCGCTACTGTTTGGCCATTATTCAACAGTCTGCAGGCATTCTGGCCAGGACTTCAG GTTCTAGCTGGAGATGTTGATCCTGCCATTCGAACACATGCTGCCTTCTTTAGCGTCTGGAAAAAATATGGGTTCACTCCAGAAGGGTTTAACCTCGCCACATCCACTGTTCAG AATGGACAAAGGAGCTACCCGCTGCGGCCTGAGTTGATTGAAAGCACATATTGGCTATTCAAGGCTACCAGAGATTATAG GTACCTTGATGTTGGAAGGGATATACTAGCAAGCCTTCAGTATGGTGCTAAATGCCCTTGTGGTTATTGCCACATATCAGATGTGGAAACCCACAAGCAGGATGACCACATGGAGAGTTTTTTCCTTGCAGAAACG GTAAAATATCTGTGGCTTCTTTTTGATTTAGCTGTAGGCCCAGATAACATTGTTGAAAATGGTCCATATAA ATACATATTTAGTACAGAAGGTCATTTGTTACCTGCTACTCCCGAAATAGCCCTGGTAGATGAGCATTGCCTTTATTTTGGAGCATTCTGTAATGGTAGTACAGACCGTGGCTACGGTAATGGCGATAGTTCTAGTAAGCAGCAAAGTTCTAACTACACTCAGTTTGATGACAGACAAACTGCTTCCAGTCAATATTCAATGTCCAATGTTTTGTTTGCAACAAGAGGTTACATCAAG GGAGTTTGTCCAGGATTGAATCACGCTCAAAAACTTGGCATCTCGTACCGCAATGAAGAGGACAACTCCTTAGAGCAGAATTCAAGAGATCATGAGAATCCCGATGAATCTCATGTGGCCACATCCGGTGTCCAGACTCAATCAAGTTCTGTTATATTGATGTCTCATTCTGTCACAAGCCAACCCGATGAGTCCTTGGAGACCATCTCAATACCTCATGAGAATATTGTGGTAACTGCCGACTCTGAGTTCATGAGGGAGCCCATGAGGACTGATGCTACAGGTGGCTCGTCCCAAAAACTTGCTGGGGATACTGATGAAGATATTGTGTATCAGGAGCAAAATGAAGATAGCACCAGCTGA
- the LOC124693635 gene encoding alpha-mannosidase I MNS4 isoform X2, translated as MQPMRLLRRQGPPLLCLSAALLACALLAGPAVADGVTPSEARRLRDEVKDMFYHAFDGYMQHAFPLDELRPLSCQGEDSLGGYALTLIDSLDTLALLGDKERFSAGVQWVGKNVRFDINKTVSVFETNIRILGGLLSAHLIASDYATGMRIDSYDDQLLHLADDLAQRLLPAFDTPTGIPFGSVNLLYGVDDDESKVTSTAGGGTLTLEFGILSRLTNNSVFEQVTKNSVRGIWARRSKLNLVGAHINVFTGEWTQKDAGIGTSIDSFYEYLLKAYLLFGDEEYLYVFQEAYKAVMHYLHHDPWYIEVNMNSGATVWPLFNSLQAFWPGLQVLAGDVDPAIRTHAAFFSVWKKYGFTPEGFNLATSTVQNGQRSYPLRPELIESTYWLFKATRDYRYLDVGRDILASLQYGAKCPCGYCHISDVETHKQDDHMESFFLAETVKYLWLLFDLAVGPDNIVENGPYKYIFSTEGHLLPATPEIALTNCFQSIFNVQCFVCNKRLHQGSLSRIESRSKTWHLVPQ; from the exons ATGCAGCCGATGAGGCTGCTGAGGCGCCAAGGGCCGCCCCTCCTCTGCCTCTCCGCTGCCCTCCTCGCCTGCGCTCTGCTCGCCGGCCCCGCCGTCGCCGATGGCGTCACGCCCTCCGAGGCGCGCCGGCTTCGGGACGAG GTGAAAGATATGTTTTATCATGCATTTGATGGGTACATGCAACATGCTTTTCCACTTGATGAACTGCGACCATTGAGCTGTCAAGGAGAAGACTCCCTTGGTGGTTATGCGCTCACTCTT ATTGATTCTTTGGATACTTTGGCTTTACTAGGTGATAAGGAGAGATTTAGTGCTGGCGTGCAGTGGGTTGGTAAGAACGTCCGTTTTGATATT AACAAAACTGTCTCAGTTTTTGAAACCAACATACGCATCCTTGGAGGTCTTTTATCAGCTCACCTGATTGCCAGTGATTATGCCACT GGTATGAGGATCGACTCTTATGATGATCAGTTACTTCATTTGGCTGATGACTTAGCCCAGAGGTTGTTGCCTGCATTTGATACTCCTACAG GTATCCCATTTGGATCTGTTAATTTATTGTATGGTGTCGATGATGATGAAAGCAAg GTAACATCGACCGCTGGTGGTGGCACTTTGACATTGGAATTCGGTATCTTGAGTCGATTGACTAATAACAGTG TTTTTGAGCAAGTCACAAAAAATTCAGTGCGTGGTATATGGGCACGTAGGTCAAAACTCAACCTTGTCGGTGCCCATATAAATGTCTTTACTGGTGAATGGACACAGAAG GATGCAGGAATCGGAACAAGTATCGACTCATTCTACGAATATCTTTTGAAG GCATATTTATTGTTCGGAGATGAAGAATACTTGTATGTATTTCAGGAGGCTTACAAGGCTGTAATGCACTATCTCCATCACGATCCTTG GTATATTGAGGTAAATATGAATTCTGGCGCTACTGTTTGGCCATTATTCAACAGTCTGCAGGCATTCTGGCCAGGACTTCAG GTTCTAGCTGGAGATGTTGATCCTGCCATTCGAACACATGCTGCCTTCTTTAGCGTCTGGAAAAAATATGGGTTCACTCCAGAAGGGTTTAACCTCGCCACATCCACTGTTCAG AATGGACAAAGGAGCTACCCGCTGCGGCCTGAGTTGATTGAAAGCACATATTGGCTATTCAAGGCTACCAGAGATTATAG GTACCTTGATGTTGGAAGGGATATACTAGCAAGCCTTCAGTATGGTGCTAAATGCCCTTGTGGTTATTGCCACATATCAGATGTGGAAACCCACAAGCAGGATGACCACATGGAGAGTTTTTTCCTTGCAGAAACG GTAAAATATCTGTGGCTTCTTTTTGATTTAGCTGTAGGCCCAGATAACATTGTTGAAAATGGTCCATATAA ATACATATTTAGTACAGAAGGTCATTTGTTACCTGCTACTCCCGAAATAGCCCTG ACAAACTGCTTCCAGTCAATATTCAATGTCCAATGTTTTGTTTGCAACAAGAGGTTACATCAAG GGAGTTTGTCCAGGATTGAATCACGCTCAAAAACTTGGCATCTCGTACCGCAATGA